Proteins from a genomic interval of Caulobacter sp. NIBR1757:
- a CDS encoding response regulator transcription factor, with the protein MSASGFDDLRVLLVDRDPHHRQVLAERLQLQDCAVAEAGDRPEMALALEDDVYSAIVCDLEPSEEPDQRALRDLLVVPGRPVVILLGSRDNLIDRLLGLELGADDYMAKPVNARELVARLKAVLRGRRGAPGPVDDSPGQRLLFAGYQLDLDGETLRDPAGCIVRLPRAEFLMLRALAEQPGKVVARARLQAVSSSHDWTADSRAVDLRISRLRRRLSMGGEIIRTFRGRGYLLAVEVRPAP; encoded by the coding sequence ATGTCCGCCAGCGGTTTCGATGACCTTCGCGTGCTTCTGGTTGATCGTGACCCTCATCACCGCCAGGTCCTGGCGGAACGCCTCCAGTTGCAGGACTGCGCCGTGGCGGAGGCGGGCGACCGGCCTGAAATGGCGCTGGCGCTCGAGGACGACGTCTACTCCGCGATCGTCTGCGACCTGGAGCCGTCCGAAGAGCCGGACCAGCGGGCGTTGCGTGACCTGCTGGTGGTTCCCGGACGGCCCGTGGTGATCCTGCTGGGCTCGCGGGACAACCTCATCGACCGGCTGCTGGGGCTGGAGCTGGGGGCGGACGACTACATGGCCAAGCCGGTCAACGCGCGGGAGCTGGTCGCGCGGCTCAAGGCCGTCCTGCGCGGGCGGCGCGGCGCGCCCGGCCCGGTCGACGACAGTCCCGGCCAGCGCCTTCTGTTCGCCGGCTACCAGCTGGACCTGGATGGAGAGACCCTGCGCGATCCCGCCGGATGCATCGTGCGCCTGCCCCGCGCCGAATTTCTGATGCTGCGGGCTCTGGCCGAACAGCCGGGCAAGGTCGTGGCCCGGGCGCGGCTTCAGGCGGTGTCCAGCAGCCACGACTGGACGGCGGACAGCCGGGCCGTGGATCTGCGGATCAGTCGCCTGCGCCGACGGCTGTCCATGGGCGGCGAGATCATCCGCACCTTCCGGGGACGCGGCTATCTGCTGGCGGTCGAGGTGCGGCCAGCCCCCTAG
- a CDS encoding di-heme-cytochrome C peroxidase: MSGSRKAALWGLVLLVVVVIAAIGIPKVLAFVNPPLPPPQPVREARWLDQGWAENDRYWFHHATQGTSTLPIPYTWFVALAEPKILPGKETLFIDSAYMQKLGFIPSPPSGGGQAGPAGGVETAYGYKAKIGGVPAEPGVESNRGLNPAGMPVGFAITKAYPDPTTGRMLPDQVGLTCAACHTGHLEYNGVSLRIDGANAATSLGQLTATLGAALLLTDILPWRFDSFADRVLGPKATKADRNKLHAELKATISALAAGAKATSAIDKRDGVTEGYNRLDALNRIGNAVFYANLLPAKSATFDPLDNYAAVNAPVKYPHLWNTPWFNWAQYDASIGQPAIRNVGEAIGVQAKVNMTTFDQPHKLWDSSVAVGNVARMEQQLEGPNPLTRGPDGRVRGFQGLLAPKWPQDVLGRIDMAKAQAGRQVYALRCQGCHLPPVDDPNQALYSPTLWTTANEHGESYLKLKVIPLSLVGTDPGQAEILSGRKIKAPLALGLQPGVTNPATGVTCFTTPTTPATEMSFGQALASAVQSVVDKFHRDEGTPIKSDAAEADKGNRPNCIQAPPAYKARPLNGIWATPPYLHNGSVPSLSALLGPPAERPSSFCLGNRAYDPLVVGLDVKTCPRGAFKLDTSLKGSSNQGHEFRDAPAGTKGVVGPALSPQERAAVIEFLKTQ, encoded by the coding sequence ATGTCGGGATCTCGGAAAGCCGCCCTGTGGGGCCTGGTTCTGCTTGTCGTGGTGGTGATCGCCGCCATCGGCATTCCGAAGGTGCTGGCCTTCGTCAATCCGCCCCTGCCGCCGCCCCAGCCGGTGCGCGAGGCCCGCTGGCTCGACCAGGGCTGGGCCGAGAACGACCGCTACTGGTTCCACCACGCCACGCAAGGCACCTCGACCCTGCCGATCCCCTACACCTGGTTCGTGGCCCTGGCCGAGCCGAAGATCCTGCCCGGCAAGGAGACGCTGTTCATCGACAGCGCCTACATGCAGAAGCTCGGCTTCATCCCCAGCCCGCCGTCGGGCGGCGGCCAGGCCGGTCCGGCCGGCGGGGTCGAGACGGCCTACGGCTACAAGGCCAAAATCGGCGGCGTGCCCGCCGAGCCCGGGGTCGAGAGCAACCGGGGGCTCAATCCGGCCGGCATGCCGGTGGGCTTCGCCATCACCAAGGCCTACCCCGACCCGACGACCGGCAGGATGCTGCCCGACCAGGTCGGCCTGACCTGCGCCGCCTGCCATACCGGCCACCTGGAGTACAACGGCGTCTCCCTGCGCATCGACGGCGCCAACGCCGCCACCAGCCTGGGCCAGCTGACCGCGACCCTGGGCGCGGCGCTGTTGCTGACCGACATCCTTCCCTGGCGCTTCGATTCCTTCGCCGACCGGGTGCTCGGCCCGAAGGCCACCAAGGCCGACCGCAACAAGCTGCACGCCGAGCTGAAGGCGACGATCAGCGCCCTGGCCGCCGGGGCCAAGGCGACCTCGGCGATCGACAAGCGCGACGGCGTGACCGAAGGCTACAACCGGCTCGACGCCCTCAACCGCATCGGCAACGCGGTGTTCTACGCCAACCTGCTGCCGGCCAAGTCGGCGACCTTCGACCCGTTGGACAACTACGCGGCCGTCAACGCGCCGGTGAAGTATCCGCACCTGTGGAACACCCCCTGGTTCAACTGGGCGCAGTACGACGCCTCGATCGGCCAGCCGGCCATCCGCAATGTCGGCGAGGCGATCGGGGTGCAGGCCAAGGTCAACATGACCACCTTCGACCAGCCGCATAAGCTGTGGGACTCCTCGGTGGCGGTCGGCAACGTGGCGCGGATGGAGCAGCAGCTCGAGGGGCCGAACCCGTTGACGCGGGGGCCCGACGGCCGGGTGCGCGGCTTCCAGGGGCTGTTGGCGCCGAAGTGGCCGCAGGACGTCCTGGGCCGCATCGACATGGCCAAGGCGCAGGCCGGTCGCCAAGTCTACGCCCTGCGCTGCCAGGGCTGCCACCTGCCGCCGGTCGATGACCCGAACCAGGCCCTCTATAGCCCCACCCTGTGGACCACGGCCAACGAGCATGGCGAAAGCTACTTGAAGCTCAAGGTCATCCCGCTCAGCCTGGTCGGCACCGACCCCGGCCAGGCGGAAATCCTGTCCGGCCGCAAGATCAAGGCCCCGCTGGCGCTCGGCCTGCAGCCCGGCGTGACCAACCCGGCCACCGGGGTCACCTGCTTCACCACCCCGACAACACCGGCCACCGAGATGAGCTTCGGCCAGGCCCTGGCCTCGGCGGTGCAGTCCGTGGTCGACAAGTTCCACCGCGACGAGGGCACGCCGATCAAGAGCGACGCGGCCGAGGCCGACAAGGGCAACCGCCCCAACTGCATACAGGCCCCGCCGGCCTACAAGGCCCGGCCGCTGAACGGCATCTGGGCGACGCCGCCCTATCTGCACAACGGCTCGGTGCCGTCGCTGTCGGCCCTGCTGGGACCGCCGGCGGAGCGTCCGTCCAGCTTCTGCCTGGGCAACCGCGCCTACGACCCGCTCGTGGTTGGTCTCGACGTCAAGACCTGCCCGCGCGGGGCCTTCAAGCTGGACACCAGCCTCAAGGGCAGCTCCAACCAGGGCCACGAGTTCCGCGACGCTCCGGCCGGGACCAAGGGCGTGGTCGGCCCGGCCCTCAGTCCGCAGGAGCGGGCGGCGGTGATCGAGTTCCTGAAGACGCAGTAG
- a CDS encoding cytochrome P450, with protein MVDVAASSFLAAYDAAQQPQQKLALLFQWIATKPLALFKELRTSRPILITPGGPTVLAMFADVEEALTRNLQFTVKPYAPKMDPSVGPFMLARDGTVYNQRDKGIMRALIQQIDMPGVRQTVARIGAGLIAQGASPDGRLELVSQVTRPGPIALTGQYFGFPGPDVTAMLRWSYATQNNMFHNLSNDPQVQQACVTAGAEMKAYLDDFLPRRAQQVKADPKIDDVVARMLRLQTPPQIGFDQGRILSNTMGLLVGGIETTSAAIVQAIDQLIDRPDQLAAAQRAIQANDDASFDAIFWEALRFNPMAPFVVRLLVEPYTIAAGTPRQTTLAAGTLVFASIASAMHDATVVTDPDSFKPGRPAYHYLHLGFGEHRCLGDQVSLMQAPELAKQIIKAGFVKRAAGPAGQLDFKGGPFPESLVLTQ; from the coding sequence ATGGTCGATGTCGCAGCCTCATCGTTTCTGGCCGCCTATGACGCCGCGCAGCAGCCGCAGCAGAAGCTGGCCCTGCTCTTTCAATGGATCGCCACCAAGCCGCTGGCGCTGTTCAAGGAGCTGAGGACCAGCCGGCCGATCCTGATCACGCCCGGCGGGCCGACCGTCCTGGCGATGTTCGCCGACGTCGAGGAGGCGCTGACCCGGAACCTGCAATTCACGGTCAAGCCCTATGCCCCCAAGATGGACCCGTCGGTCGGCCCGTTCATGCTGGCCCGCGACGGCACAGTCTACAACCAGCGCGACAAGGGCATCATGCGGGCGCTGATCCAGCAGATCGACATGCCGGGCGTGCGCCAGACAGTGGCCCGGATCGGGGCCGGGCTGATCGCCCAGGGCGCCTCGCCGGACGGCCGGCTGGAGCTGGTCTCACAGGTCACCCGCCCCGGCCCGATCGCCCTGACCGGCCAGTATTTTGGCTTCCCGGGTCCGGACGTGACGGCGATGCTGCGCTGGTCCTACGCCACCCAGAACAACATGTTCCACAACCTGAGCAACGACCCCCAGGTGCAGCAGGCCTGCGTCACGGCCGGGGCCGAGATGAAGGCCTACCTGGACGACTTCCTGCCGCGCCGGGCCCAGCAGGTGAAGGCCGACCCGAAGATCGACGACGTCGTCGCCCGCATGCTGCGCCTGCAGACCCCGCCGCAGATCGGTTTCGACCAGGGCCGCATCCTGTCCAACACCATGGGCCTGCTGGTCGGCGGCATCGAGACCACCTCGGCCGCCATCGTTCAGGCCATCGACCAGCTGATCGACCGTCCCGACCAGCTGGCCGCCGCCCAGCGCGCCATCCAGGCGAACGACGACGCGAGCTTCGACGCCATCTTCTGGGAGGCGTTGCGCTTCAACCCGATGGCCCCGTTCGTCGTCCGGCTGCTGGTCGAGCCCTATACGATCGCCGCCGGCACACCGCGCCAGACCACGCTGGCGGCCGGCACCCTGGTGTTCGCCAGCATCGCCTCCGCCATGCATGACGCCACCGTGGTGACCGATCCGGACAGCTTCAAGCCCGGCCGGCCGGCCTATCACTACCTGCACCTGGGCTTTGGCGAGCACCGGTGCCTCGGCGACCAGGTCAGCCTGATGCAGGCCCCCGAACTGGCCAAGCAGATCATCAAGGCCGGCTTTGTGAAGCGCGCGGCCGGGCCGGCCGGCCAGCTGGACTTCAAGGGCGGCCCTTTCCCGGAAAGCCTGGTCCTGACGCAGTGA
- a CDS encoding host attachment protein: MQLPKGATVAVADGEKFNLFRNAGDEADLKLTPLDHAAIDADHQGATPGRHGSSANPDGGQDREDGFSAGVVALLNKQVLAGEITHLLIIAAPRTLGAIRPQYHARLTAALVGEIAKDLTGHALQDVEKAIAAA; this comes from the coding sequence ATGCAGCTTCCCAAGGGCGCCACCGTCGCCGTCGCCGATGGCGAGAAGTTCAACCTGTTCCGCAACGCCGGCGACGAGGCCGATCTGAAGCTGACGCCGCTGGACCATGCGGCGATCGACGCCGACCACCAGGGCGCCACGCCCGGCCGTCACGGCAGCTCGGCCAACCCCGACGGCGGCCAGGACCGGGAAGACGGCTTCTCGGCCGGGGTCGTCGCCCTGCTCAACAAGCAGGTGCTGGCGGGAGAGATCACCCACCTGCTGATCATCGCCGCGCCGCGCACCCTGGGGGCCATCCGGCCGCAGTATCACGCCAGGCTGACGGCGGCCCTGGTCGGCGAGATCGCCAAGGACCTGACCGGACACGCGCTGCAGGACGTTGAGAAGGCCATCGCCGCGGCCTAG